From the genome of Candidatus Bipolaricaulota bacterium:
CTATGAGGGTCTTAAAGCCATTAGAACTTTGGCAAAGCGGGGAATCCCTACTAACGCGACGCTTGTAATGACTCCTGGGCAAGCTCTCTTGGCGGCAAAAGCGGGCGCAAGTTACGTGAGTCCATTTGTAGGACGAGTTGACGATTATTTTGCAGGACATCCTGAATTAGCGGAGTCTTCTAAAGGTTTGCAGGGAGGGATAGACGTAGTACGAAGTATAAGAAAGATCTTTCAGAACTATGATTTCATGACTAAAATCATCGCAGCAAGTATAAGGAATCCGCGGCATGTCCGGGAATCTGCTGAAGCAGGTGCTGAGATTGCTACGATTCCATTTAAAGTTCTCAAGGCTATGTTGCGACATGATAAAACCCAGGAAGGCATCATCCGGTTTACTCGAGATGTGGTCCCCGAGTATAAAGGATTATTTAAGGGGATAGCACCTTCTTGAGAGAAAAAGTGGTTCCTTACCGTTTCATGTGGGGGTAACATAAGCGGGAGTTTTCCAGCGATGAGGTACTCCTTCCTGTCTTCTACAATTGTGAATTTGGAGCTGCCCCTTAAATAGCATTATCTGGGTTGAGGTCTTGGCAGTGAAGCAAGCTTAATTCGAATTATTGTTGGCGCCGCAAATTTGCCCCAAAGGTAAAGGTAGAAGATGGGTTTCACTAAGTGTAAGGGATGGGAGAATGTGGACAGGGTGTGATAATCGCAACTACCCCGTGCTACCGCATCATCACTGCGATCATCAAGCCTGAATGATAATCCGATTGGGAGCAAAGGTTAATCCATGCTGGCATACTGGGTTAATCACTGATGGATAACGGTGTTGGATTTCGTTTTACAATTTACTATAATGACAAGCGCAAACAAATAAAGTAAAGCGCGAGGTATGGGACAATGCAGATAGCGAAGGTGAGTGGAAAATATCAGATAGTCATCCCCAAGAGAGTGAGAGAGGCGCTCGGTCTCCGCCCCGGAGATCGGCTCCTTATCAGCGTTGAAGATGACAAAGCGGTGCTGCGTCTCCAGCCGCGGAGCTACGCCGACCACCTGCGCGGCCTGCACAAGGAGGTTTGGCAGGGGATCAATCCCGCCGACTATCTAAACGAAGAGAGGGACTCTTGGGCGCAAGGGCACTGAAGGATCTTCTCACCAAGCACGAGCGGATTGGGGCGGATACGATGGTCTTCATCTATCACTTAGAGGACCATTCCGTTTACGCTCCACTTACTACCCCCATCTTCGAGGCATGGGAAGCGGGCAAGAACATCGGAGTAACTTCAGTGATCACCCTTATGGAGATCCTTGTCCTTCCTAAGCGGTTGGGAAAAGCAAAATTAGCCCGTGACTACCGGGAGTTGTTGCTTACTTATCCTAATTTGCTCATTGTAGGAATAGACGCCAAGACCGTGGATATCGCCTCCGACCTGAGGGCGAAATACGGAATAAGGACACCTGATGCACTCCAACTGGCAGCAGCGGTGCAAGCCGGAGCGAGCGGATTTATTACGAATGACGCACGGTTCAAACAGGTCGACGAAGGGATAGAAATCATCCTGTTGGACGATTTCATCGATTGAGAAGTCTACTGAAACCGTAGAAGCCTGGCTATACCAGGAATTGTCGTCCCCCTCTTCGTGCAGAACGATGTCCTCTCAAGAAAGGTATTAAATTTCTTCTTGCTTTAGAATTAGTATTAAATTATACTTTGGTTATGATGACGCCTGAGGAACGGATCGAGAGGTTGAGAAACGTGGGCCTGACCCCGACACCGCAGCGGTTGGCTGTCCTTGAATACTTGGATGGGAACCGCTCCCATCCCACTGCGGACGAGATCTATCGCGCGGTGCACGCCAAGCACCCAACGATCGTCAAGGCGACGGTGTATAACGCCCTCTCCGCCCTGAAGAAAGTCGGGGTGGTGCACGAGCTCACGATCGAGCGCGAGGCGGCGCGCTATGAGGCGAATATTTCACCCCACCCGCACTTCATGTGCCGAGTATGCGGGAAGATCTACGACATTGACTTGCCATGCATGGTTCGTCCCGGGGATGAAGTGGACGGGCATCGGGTGGAGACGGTGCATACCTACATCTACGGAGTATGTGCTGCCTGCCGCGAAATCGAAAAAACTAAGAATAAATCCAAGCCGGGAGGTAAGGATGCCTGAGCTTCCCGAGGTGGAGACGATCGTGCGCGGGCTGCGCGAGGCGATCACCGGGGCGACGGTGGAGAAGCTCCAGGTGATCGATCCGCGGATCTCCCTTCCGGAGAAGGAGATCATCGGGAAGAGGATCGCCGCCATCGAGCGCAGGGGAAAATACATCGTCTTCAAGCTCGCTCCGAGCGGGGCGCTCATCTTCCATCTGCGTATGTCCGGGCGGCTCCTCCGCGTCTGCGCCGAGGGGGAGGGGCGCTACTCCCGCCTCGTCCTCCACCTCGATTCCGGGGTCCTCAGGTTCGTCAACCCACGCCGGCTGGGAACGGTCGAGTACTCCGCGAACGGCTTTCCCCATGAGCTAGGGGTAGAGCCGCTCTCGGATGCGTTCACCGTCCACCAGTTGCGGCGACTCCTCGCCGGGAGCCGCCGTCCGGTCAAGCCCTTCCTGATGGACCAGCGGAAGATCGCCGGGTTGGGGAACATCTACGCCTCCGAGGCGCTGTGGCGGGCGGAGATCGATCCACGGCGGACGGCGAACACGATAACCGCCAAGGAAGCACGCGCCCTGCACAGGGGGATAGTGAGCGTGTTGCAAGAAGCGATCGAGCACATGGGAACGACGTTCTCCGATTATCGCGATTCCGATGGTAACAAGGGTGGGTTTCAGGACTTTCTCGCGGTATACGGAAAAGAGGGGCGGAAGTGCTCCCGCTGCGGGACGGAGATCATACGGATCAACCAGGGAGGGCGGTCGACCTACCTCTGCCCTGGGTGCCAGAAATAGGAAGGAGGAATCAATGGAACTTAAAGGAACGAAGACGGAGAAGAACCTGCTCACCGCGTTCGCCGGCGAGTCACAGGCGCGGAACCGCTACACCTACTTCGCCAGCCAGGCGAAGAAGGACGGGTTCGTGCAGATCCAGGCGATCTTCGAGGAGACGGCAAACCAGGAGAAGGAGCACGCCAAACGGCTGTTCAAGTTCCTGAACGGAGGCGAAGTGAAGATCGAGGCCACATTCCCGGCTGGCGTGATCGGAACGACCGCGGAGAACTTGAGAGCCGCGGCCGAGGGCGAGCACTACGAGTGGGAGCAGATGTACCCGGCATTCGCGCAGGAAGCGCGCGCCGAGGGCTTCCCGGAGATCGCACAGGTGTTCGAAGCGATCGCCGTGGCGGAGAAGCAGCACGAAAGGCGCTACCTGGGGCTGCTGAAGAACGTGGAAGCGGGGACGGTGTTCAAGAAGGATCAGCCCGTGGTCTGGCGCTGCCGCAACTGCGGCTACGTCCACACCGGGCCGGAAGCACCGCAGGAGTGTCCGGCGTGTGCTCATCCCCAGGCGCACTTCGAGCTTCTGGCCGAGAATTGGTAAACGATAAGGAGGTAATTGACATGACGGACAACACCTTACAGGTTCAGGAAGCGGCGGGAATTCCCCTTCTCGGGGACCGGTTCCCACAGATGGAAGTACAGACGACACACGGGGTGATGCGCCTCCCGGAAGTGTTCAATGGGAAGTGGTTTCTCCTGTTCAGCCACCCGGCCGATTTCACCCCGGTGTGTACCACCGAGTTTGTAGCGTTCCAGAAGCGCTACGACAAGTTCAAGGAGCTCGATACTGAGCTGATCGGCCTCTCGATCGATCAAGTCTTCTCCCACATCAAGTGGATCGACTGGATCAAGGACAACCTGAACGTGGAGATTCAGTTTCCGATCATCGCCGGAACCGAGGCGATCGCGGCCAAGCTCGGCCTGATCCATCCGGGTAAAGGGACGAACACCGTCCGCGCGGTGTTCATCGTCGACCCAAACGGGATCATCCGCGCGATCATGTACTACCCCCAGGAGCTCGGCCGGAACATGGACGAGTTCCTCCGGATGATCAAGGGGTTCCAGGTCGCCGACCGCGAGGGGGTCGCGATCCCGGCGAACTGGCCGAACAACGAACTGGTCGGGGACGAGGTGATCATCCCACCGGCGAGCGACGTCGAGACGGCGCGGAAGGTCGTGAATGAGTACGAGTGCTACGATTGGTGGCTCTGCCACCGGAGACTCTCCTAAAGGAGGCGATGATGATCGGAAAGCGGATGCAGGATGCGATGAACGAGCAGATCAAGCACGAGCTCGAGTCGGCCTATCTCTATCTGGCGATGGTCGCCTACTTCCGGGCCGAGGGCCTGGATGGGATGGCAAGCTGGATGGAGGTTCAGACCCAGGAAGAGGTCGCGCACGCGATGCGGTTCTTCAACTACATCAACGAGCGCGGTGGTCGGGTCGAACTGAAGGGGCTCGCTGAGCCGCAAAAGGAGTGGGAGTCCCCGCTTGCCGCGTTCGCGGCGGCGTACGAGCACGAGCAATTCATCACCGGCAAAATCAACGAGCTGGTGAAGATCGCTGACGAGGAGAACGACAACGCGGCGAAGATCATGCTCCAGTGGTTCGTCTCCGAGCAGGTGGAGGAGGAGGACTCGACCAAGAAGGTCGTCGATCTCCTGAAGCGGGTCGGAGATTCCGGCCATGGCCTGATTATGGTCGACCGCGAGCTCGGGACGCGGAAGCTCGCCCCGACGAGCGGAGAAGGGGACGCGGAGTGAGCCGGTTCGAGATCGCATCCGATCCGGCGGAGCTGAACCGGACCCTGTTCGAGGTGACGCACGGGCTGTACGTCCTCACCGCGCTCCGCGATGGAAAGGCTAACGGCCAATGCCTCGACGCGGCGATGCAGGTGACGAACTCCCCGCCGCGGATCGCGATCGGGGTGGGGAAGAGATCCCTCACCCACGCGATGATCGCCGGGACCGGCAAGTTCGTCCTGAACGCGCTGGACAGATCTGACCCGAAGTGCCTGGACGTGATCCGGCACTTCGGGTTCCAGTCCGGCCGGGACGTCGACAAGTTCGCCGACTTCCCGTACGAACCGGGGGAGAACGGCTCTCCGATCCTCCCGAATGCGAAGGCGTTCTGGGAGTGCACTGTCCTCCCGGAGTTCACCGTCGACCTCGGGACTCACACCCTGTTCGTAGCAGCGGTCGATCGGGCCGGGGTCCACGAGGACGGCGAGCCGCTGACCTACAACGAGTACCGAAAGACGATGAGAAACAGGAGGTAGGAATGGAAAAGTGGGTATGTACTGTCTGCGGATATGTCTACGATCCGGAAAAGGGAGATCCGGACAGTGGGATCGCCCCCGGCACCCCGTTCGCGGAAATCCCCGACGACTGGGTCTGCCCGGTCTGCGGCGTGCGCAAGGACATGTTCGAAAAACAAGACTGATCGCTGGATGTACCTCCTTGAAAGCCGAGGCTCCAGCGGTATAATAGGATAAAAAGATCGTTTTATCTGGAGGAATGGTGCTCTACTCGCTGACGACGAAGTACGCGGTGATCGCTCTGGTCGAGCTCGCCTCTCGGGAAGGACCGGTGCCGGTGAAGGAGATCGCGCAGGCGCGCGACATCCCTCCCTACTTCCTCGCCAAGCTGATCCCGCCGCTGGTGCGGGCCGGGATCTTGACCTCAACCCGGGGGAAGAACGGGGGGGTGGAGTTCGCCCGCGATCCAAGCGACGTCTCTCTGGCGGATGTGGTCCAGGTGATCGAGGGGAATGAGTACTTTCGGGAGTGCGTGTTCGAGCTCGACCGCTGCGACGGAGACCCGAGCTGTCCGCTTCACGATGTGTGGGACCCGCTCCGCGATGAGATCTCTCGGTTCCTCCACGAGACGACGATCAAATTCGTAGCCGATAAGCTGGCCACAGCCAAGGAGGCACAATGAGCGAACTGATATCGACCCAAAGGAAGGAAGCGCTGCGCAAGATCCTCTCCCGCCTGCATGCAGGAGAGGACCCCGCGGCCTTGAAGGATGAGTTCCAGGACCTGCTGCGCGACGTGACTCCGCTCGAGATATCCCAGATCGAGGCGGAGCTCGTCAAGGAGGGGGTGCCGCGGGAGGAGCTAATGAGCCTGTGCGACGTGCACATGGCCCTGTTTAAGGATTCGCTGGCCCAAGGCCCGAAGGTTCCGGATTGGCATCCGATCAAGATCCTGCTGGAGGAGCATGAGGGGATGCTGGGGGCGGCCGAGCGGATCTGGAACCTCGCCCGTGCAGGGGGTAAGAGCGACGAGCTGCCCGCGCTGGCGGAGAAGCTCGCGGATACCGAGTCCCATTACCAGCGCGAGGAGAACGTCCTGTTCCCGTACCTGGAGCGCCACGGGATCACCGAGCCGCCGGCGATCATGTGGATGGAGCACGACCGGATCCGCGCCGAGCGCAAGGGGGTGATCTCCCTGATCGAGGAAGGTGCTCCGGAAAAGCTCCTCGCGGTGAAGGCGAAGGGCCTGTACGAGCTTTTTGCCGAGCACTTTCAGAAGGAGGGGAAGATCCTGTTCCCGAGCGCACTCGAGGTGATCACCGAGACGGAATGGAGGAAGATCCGCCGTGAGTTCGATGAGATCGGCTACACCCCGTTCGCGTCGAAAGTCCCTCCGGCGCCCGCGGTCGATGCAGAGCTCGAAGCGGAGGGCGAGGCCGGTGAGATCAGGTTCGCCGCTGGGTCATTGTCACCGCAGGAGATCGAAGCGATCTTCGATAACCTTCCGGTCGACATCACGTTCATCGACAAGGATGACCGCGTCCGCTACTTCAACCAGGCGCCGGACCGAATCTTCGTCCGCAGCCCGGCGATCGTCGGGCGGGCGGTACAGAACTGCCACCCGCAGAAGAGCGTGGCGATCGTGAATCGGATCCTGGAGGAGTTCAAGGCCGGGACGCGGGATGTGGCGGAGTTCTGGATCAACATGGGAGACAAGACGGTCTACATCCGTTACTTCCCGGTGCGGGACGGAAACGGCGAGTACCTCGGCACGCTCGAGGTCACTCAGGACATAACCAAGATAAAGTCGCTCGCCGGGGAGAAGCGACTCCTCGACGAGGCCTAAGGAGGAACGATGACAGAAGGACTGAAGATGTTCTGTTACCAGTGCTCGCAGACCGTGGGCGGAACCGGGTGCACGGTACAGGGGGTGTGCGGGAAGACCGCGACCGTGGCCCGGCTGCAGGATAACCTGCTCCTCGCGACCAAGGGGATGTCGGCCTACCTCTACCACGCCCGCGAGCTCGGCTACACCGACCCGGAGATCGACGCGTTTCTCGAGCGCGTCTTCTACGCGACGTTCACCAACGTCAACTTCGACGCCGAAGACCTGGTCCGATTTGCAGTCGAGGCCGGGGAGATGAACCTGCGCACGATGCGTCTCCTCAAGAAGGCGCACATCGATACGTTCGGCGAGCCGGAACCGACGCAGGTAAAGACCGGGACGGTGCCGGGACACGCGATCATCGCCACCGGCCACGGGCTGAAGGCGCTGCACGAACTGCTGAAACAGACAGAAGGAACGGGGATCAACGTCTATACCCACTCCGAGCTCCTTCCGGCACACGGCTATCCCGGCCTGAAGCGCTACGATCATCTCGTCGGAAACCTGGGTAAATCATGGTTCGATCAAAAGAAGCTGTTCTCAGAAGTGCCAGCAGCGATCCTCGGAACGTCGAACTGCGTGTTGCTGCCGAAGGACGACTACAAGGATCGGATGTTCACCACCGGCCCAGCGAAGCTCCCCGGCGTGACCCACATCCCGGGATACGACTACTCGGCGGTGATCGAGAAGGCGCTGTCGCTCCCCGAGCTTCCGGATGCACCGGGGGATGTGACCCTGACCACCGGGTTCTCCCTCAAGGCGATCCTCCCGCTCGCAGATAAAATCAAGTCGTTGGTAGAATCCGGGAAGATCAGGCACTTCTTCCTCGTCGGGGGATGCGACGCCCCGCTGCGCAAATCGACGTATTATCGGGAATTTGTGCAGGCCCTCCCGTCCGACACGATCGTTCTCACCCTCGCCTGCGGGAAGTTCCGGTTCAACGACCTCGACCTCGGAGATATCGACGGGATCCCGCGGCTGATCGACCTCGGCCAGTGCAACGACTCGATCGTGGCGGTAGACATCGCCCAGGCGCTCGCCGAACTGTTCGGGGTCGGGGTGAACGATCTTCCGCTCACCCTCGTCCTGTCGTGGATGGAGCAGAAGGCGGTCGCGATCCTGTGGTCGCTCCTCGCCCTCGGGATCAAGGGGATCTACCTCGGTCCGATCCTCCCGGCGTGGGTGAACGACGACATCCTCAAGGTCCTCCAGGATAGCTACGACCTGCGGCTGATCGGCGATCCGCAGGAGGACATCTCGCGAATGCTCGGAGGTTGAAGTGAAACCAAGAAAGATCAGCGAACGGGTGAGCTTCCTCGGGGCGCAGGACTTCGATCGAAGGCTGTTCGACGAGCTGATCCCGCTTCCCGACGGGACGAGCTACAACGCCTATCTCATCAAGGGGAGTGAGAAGACCGCACTCATCGATACCGTCGACCCGGAAAAGAGCGACGTTCTCCTGGACCAGCTCGCCGGGGTGGAATCGCTCGACTACCTGGTCTGCCAGCACGTGGAGCAGGACCACTCCGGAACGATCCCGCAGGTCCTGGCGCGGTATCCCGACGTCCAGGTGCTGGCGAGCCCGAAGGCAAAATCGATGCTCGTCGATCACCTCCATCTCGATCCGGAGAAAATCACGGAGGTGGGAGACGGGGAGACGGTCTCCCTCGGGGATCGGACCCTCGAGTTCATTCACGCCCCGTGGGTCCACTGGCCGGAGACGATCCTCACCTACCTGCGCGAGGAGGAGATCCTGTTCACGTGTGATTTGTTCGGATCACATCTGGCGACGACTGAGATCTACGCGCACGACCGGGTTCGCGTCTACGAGGCGGCGAAGCGCTACTACGCCGAGATCATGATGCCGTTTCGGAGGATCATCGAAAAGCACCTGACCCGCTTGGAGAACTATGCGATCGAGATGATCGCCCCGAGCCACGGTCCGGTCTACGACGATCCGTCGTTCATCATCGACGCCTACCGCAGCTGGGTCCTCGACCCGCCGGGAAACCTCGTCGTCCTCCCTTATGTCTCGATGCACGGGAGCACGGAGCTGATGGTGGAATACCTGACCTCCGCCCTCGTCGAGCGCGGGGTCGAGGTTGCGCCGTTCAACCTGACGGTGACCGACACAGGCAAATTCACAGAGGCACTTGTCGACGCCGCCACGATTGTCTTCGGGACCCCGACGGTCCTGACCGGACCGCATCCGAGCGTCGTCTCCGCGGCGTACCTCGTCGCCGCGCTGCGGCCGAAGCTGAAGTATGCGGCGATCATCGGCTCGTACGGCTGGGGCGGGAAGGCGGTCGAGGCGGTCAAATCCCTCACCGCTTCGCTCAACCTGGAATGGCTCGATCCGGTGATGGTGAAGGGGCTGCCGCGGGACGAGGACTACGCCAAGCTCGATCGCCTCGCCGATGAGATCGCCGCCCGCCACAAGGAGATAACATGACCGGAACGCCGCTACTGGAAATCGATAACCTTGCGGTGAGCATCGGCGATGAGCCGCTTCTGTCCGGGATCAACATGACCGTTCAGCCGGGAGAGATCCACGTCATCTTCGGGCCGAACGGCTCGGGAAAGTCGAGCCTGATCAAGACGATCATGGGGCTGCCACCGTATCGGGTCGTCTCCGGTGACATCCGGTTCGAGGGAGAGTCGATCCTCGACCTTCCGATCGATGCCCGGGCGCGGCGCGGGATCGGGCTCGCGTTCCAGCAGCCCCCGGCGGTGCGCGACGTCTCGCTCTCCGCACTGGCGAAGGCGCTGAAGCTGGATAAAGAAAGGCTCGCCGAAGCGGCTGACTCCCTCGGGATGAGGCATCACCTCGATCGCGGGCTGAACGACGGGTTCTCCGGCGGGGAACAGAAGCGGGGTGAGCTCCTCCAGCTCCTGCTGCAGCGACCGCGGCTGGTGCTCCTCGACGAGCCGGAGTCCGGGGTCGATGTCGACAGCCTGAAGCTCCTGCGCGGGGTGATCGAGCGCCTGTTCCAGCGGGATCTCCCGATCCGGGAGCGGACGGTGGGCGGGATCATCGTCACCCACACCGGGTCGATCCTCGAGCACCTGCACGCCACGCGCGGCTACGTCCTCGTCGACGGACGGATCATGTGCTCGGGGGCGCCGCTCGACATATTCGATCAGATCTCGAAGCACGGGTTCGGAAACTGCCTTGCCGAGGCGCGAATAAAGGAGCGGATTCATGACTTCCTCAAGGGATAAGATCGATCTACGGAGGGTCGGCTACGACGATTCCGGTGAGACCCCACGCTCGGCGTCGTTCATGCTCGAGGACGACACCACCCGCGTCGCTGCATCCAACGAGCGGAAGCTCGTGATGGCCTCGATCCGCCAGGCGCGGAAGGAACATCCGTGGGTGAGGGAGCTCGAGTGGAGCCTGGTCGACCCCGATACCGACGAGTTCACCCGGATCGTGGCGGACCATCCCGATCCGGCGGGGAACTTCATCCACGTCAAAGAGGGGGCGAAGATCAGGTTCCCGGCCCAGTCCTGTTTCCTGCTGAAAGCAGATCGAAACGAGCAGGTGTTGCATAACGTGATCGTGCTCGAGCCGGGCGCGGAGCTTCACCTGATCACCGGGTGCACCGCCGCGTCGTACTCCAACGCCGGCCGCCACATCGCGGTGACCGAGATCTTCGTCCGGGAGGGGGCGACCCTCACCTATACCATGGTGCACGACTGGGCCCCGGAGGTGGAGGTCCGCCCGCGGACCGGGATCGCGGTCGAGGCGGGGGGAACCTATCTTTCGAACTACATCGCCCTCACCCGGGTCAAGCACATCGACACCAACCCGCTCGCTATAGTTGAGTCGGGCGGCACGGCGCGGTTCAACTCGATCATCTACGCCAAGGGTGGCTCGCACTTCGACGTCGGCGGGAGGATCAGGCTGACGGGCGCCGGTGCCCGCGGTGAGATCACAAGCCGGGTGGTGGCAACCGCAAGCAGCGTGGTCTCGCGCGGGCTGATCGAGGGGGGAAGTGCCGACACCAAGGGGCACATGGAGTGCAACGGGATCATGCTCGATGCCGAGGCGGTGATCCACGCGGTCCCCGAGCTCAAGGCAACCCATCCTGATACCGAGCTGTCGCACGAGGCGGCGGTGGGGAAGATCGCGGGAGAGCAGCTGAACTACCTGATGAGCCGTGGCCTCACCGAGGAACAGGCGCGAGCGCTGATCATCCGCGGATTTTTAGATGTGAAGATCAAGGGGCTGCCAACATCACTGCAGAAGGTGATCGACACGATGATCGAGCAGGCGATGAGCAAAGAAGCGATTTAAAACCAAAAAGGCAAAAGGAGGTCAATATATGCGTCCGATGACGGAAGAGAACCTGAAGGCGGCGTTTGCCGGCGAGTCACAGGCGCACATGCGCTACCTGATCTTCGCCGAGCAGGCAGAAAAGGAAGGGAAGAGAAACCTGGCGCGGCTGTTCCGCGCGATCGCCTACGCCGAGCAGGTGCACGCGACGAACCACTATCGCGAGCTCGGACTGATCGGCGATTCTCCGAGCAACCTGCAGGAGGCGATAAACGGCGAGACGTTCGAGGTGAAGGAGATGTACCCGGCGTACGACGCGGTGGCGAAGCTCCAAGGCGAGAGCGGTGCGACCCGCTCGATCCACTACGCCCTCGAGGCAGAGAAGATCCACGCCGGGATGTACGCGGAAGCGAAGAGAAAGGCCGACGCAGGAGCCGACGTCGAGATCGGGAAGGTCTACATCTGCCCGATCTGCGGCTACACAGTTGAGGGCGAGGCCCCGGACAAGTGCCCGGTGTGCGGTGCCCAGCGTGAATCGTTCAGAGAATTTTAAAGGAGGCAACAGATGAGACTTGGTGAACTGATAAAGACTGGAGCACAGGAAGGAAAAGAGAAGCACGTCCCGGTGATCGAGATCATTGACGGTGGGAAAGCGGTGAAGAT
Proteins encoded in this window:
- a CDS encoding DUF438 domain-containing protein, with amino-acid sequence MSELISTQRKEALRKILSRLHAGEDPAALKDEFQDLLRDVTPLEISQIEAELVKEGVPREELMSLCDVHMALFKDSLAQGPKVPDWHPIKILLEEHEGMLGAAERIWNLARAGGKSDELPALAEKLADTESHYQREENVLFPYLERHGITEPPAIMWMEHDRIRAERKGVISLIEEGAPEKLLAVKAKGLYELFAEHFQKEGKILFPSALEVITETEWRKIRREFDEIGYTPFASKVPPAPAVDAELEAEGEAGEIRFAAGSLSPQEIEAIFDNLPVDITFIDKDDRVRYFNQAPDRIFVRSPAIVGRAVQNCHPQKSVAIVNRILEEFKAGTRDVAEFWINMGDKTVYIRYFPVRDGNGEYLGTLEVTQDITKIKSLAGEKRLLDEA
- a CDS encoding peroxiredoxin, coding for MTDNTLQVQEAAGIPLLGDRFPQMEVQTTHGVMRLPEVFNGKWFLLFSHPADFTPVCTTEFVAFQKRYDKFKELDTELIGLSIDQVFSHIKWIDWIKDNLNVEIQFPIIAGTEAIAAKLGLIHPGKGTNTVRAVFIVDPNGIIRAIMYYPQELGRNMDEFLRMIKGFQVADREGVAIPANWPNNELVGDEVIIPPASDVETARKVVNEYECYDWWLCHRRLS
- a CDS encoding transaldolase, with the protein product YEGLKAIRTLAKRGIPTNATLVMTPGQALLAAKAGASYVSPFVGRVDDYFAGHPELAESSKGLQGGIDVVRSIRKIFQNYDFMTKIIAASIRNPRHVRESAEAGAEIATIPFKVLKAMLRHDKTQEGIIRFTRDVVPEYKGLFKGIAPS
- the mutM gene encoding bifunctional DNA-formamidopyrimidine glycosylase/DNA-(apurinic or apyrimidinic site) lyase, with product MPELPEVETIVRGLREAITGATVEKLQVIDPRISLPEKEIIGKRIAAIERRGKYIVFKLAPSGALIFHLRMSGRLLRVCAEGEGRYSRLVLHLDSGVLRFVNPRRLGTVEYSANGFPHELGVEPLSDAFTVHQLRRLLAGSRRPVKPFLMDQRKIAGLGNIYASEALWRAEIDPRRTANTITAKEARALHRGIVSVLQEAIEHMGTTFSDYRDSDGNKGGFQDFLAVYGKEGRKCSRCGTEIIRINQGGRSTYLCPGCQK
- a CDS encoding Rrf2 family transcriptional regulator; translation: MVLYSLTTKYAVIALVELASREGPVPVKEIAQARDIPPYFLAKLIPPLVRAGILTSTRGKNGGVEFARDPSDVSLADVVQVIEGNEYFRECVFELDRCDGDPSCPLHDVWDPLRDEISRFLHETTIKFVADKLATAKEAQ
- a CDS encoding rubredoxin, with product MEKWVCTVCGYVYDPEKGDPDSGIAPGTPFAEIPDDWVCPVCGVRKDMFEKQD
- the hcp gene encoding hydroxylamine reductase, with product MFCYQCSQTVGGTGCTVQGVCGKTATVARLQDNLLLATKGMSAYLYHARELGYTDPEIDAFLERVFYATFTNVNFDAEDLVRFAVEAGEMNLRTMRLLKKAHIDTFGEPEPTQVKTGTVPGHAIIATGHGLKALHELLKQTEGTGINVYTHSELLPAHGYPGLKRYDHLVGNLGKSWFDQKKLFSEVPAAILGTSNCVLLPKDDYKDRMFTTGPAKLPGVTHIPGYDYSAVIEKALSLPELPDAPGDVTLTTGFSLKAILPLADKIKSLVESGKIRHFFLVGGCDAPLRKSTYYREFVQALPSDTIVLTLACGKFRFNDLDLGDIDGIPRLIDLGQCNDSIVAVDIAQALAELFGVGVNDLPLTLVLSWMEQKAVAILWSLLALGIKGIYLGPILPAWVNDDILKVLQDSYDLRLIGDPQEDISRMLGG
- a CDS encoding ferritin, producing MIGKRMQDAMNEQIKHELESAYLYLAMVAYFRAEGLDGMASWMEVQTQEEVAHAMRFFNYINERGGRVELKGLAEPQKEWESPLAAFAAAYEHEQFITGKINELVKIADEENDNAAKIMLQWFVSEQVEEEDSTKKVVDLLKRVGDSGHGLIMVDRELGTRKLAPTSGEGDAE
- a CDS encoding transcriptional repressor translates to MMTPEERIERLRNVGLTPTPQRLAVLEYLDGNRSHPTADEIYRAVHAKHPTIVKATVYNALSALKKVGVVHELTIEREAARYEANISPHPHFMCRVCGKIYDIDLPCMVRPGDEVDGHRVETVHTYIYGVCAACREIEKTKNKSKPGGKDA
- a CDS encoding FprA family A-type flavoprotein, translated to MKPRKISERVSFLGAQDFDRRLFDELIPLPDGTSYNAYLIKGSEKTALIDTVDPEKSDVLLDQLAGVESLDYLVCQHVEQDHSGTIPQVLARYPDVQVLASPKAKSMLVDHLHLDPEKITEVGDGETVSLGDRTLEFIHAPWVHWPETILTYLREEEILFTCDLFGSHLATTEIYAHDRVRVYEAAKRYYAEIMMPFRRIIEKHLTRLENYAIEMIAPSHGPVYDDPSFIIDAYRSWVLDPPGNLVVLPYVSMHGSTELMVEYLTSALVERGVEVAPFNLTVTDTGKFTEALVDAATIVFGTPTVLTGPHPSVVSAAYLVAALRPKLKYAAIIGSYGWGGKAVEAVKSLTASLNLEWLDPVMVKGLPRDEDYAKLDRLADEIAARHKEIT
- a CDS encoding flavin reductase, which encodes MSRFEIASDPAELNRTLFEVTHGLYVLTALRDGKANGQCLDAAMQVTNSPPRIAIGVGKRSLTHAMIAGTGKFVLNALDRSDPKCLDVIRHFGFQSGRDVDKFADFPYEPGENGSPILPNAKAFWECTVLPEFTVDLGTHTLFVAAVDRAGVHEDGEPLTYNEYRKTMRNRR
- a CDS encoding PIN domain-containing protein, whose product is MGARALKDLLTKHERIGADTMVFIYHLEDHSVYAPLTTPIFEAWEAGKNIGVTSVITLMEILVLPKRLGKAKLARDYRELLLTYPNLLIVGIDAKTVDIASDLRAKYGIRTPDALQLAAAVQAGASGFITNDARFKQVDEGIEIILLDDFID
- a CDS encoding AbrB/MazE/SpoVT family DNA-binding domain-containing protein; translated protein: MQIAKVSGKYQIVIPKRVREALGLRPGDRLLISVEDDKAVLRLQPRSYADHLRGLHKEVWQGINPADYLNEERDSWAQGH
- a CDS encoding rubrerythrin family protein, with amino-acid sequence MELKGTKTEKNLLTAFAGESQARNRYTYFASQAKKDGFVQIQAIFEETANQEKEHAKRLFKFLNGGEVKIEATFPAGVIGTTAENLRAAAEGEHYEWEQMYPAFAQEARAEGFPEIAQVFEAIAVAEKQHERRYLGLLKNVEAGTVFKKDQPVVWRCRNCGYVHTGPEAPQECPACAHPQAHFELLAENW